GATTTTAGAGGTGGTCAAAAATGGAGTTTAAAAGATTAAGAAGATTAAGACAGACAAAGGCTTTAAGAGAACTTTTTTATGAAACAAGACTTTACAGCAAAGAGTTTGTTTTTCCCCTTTTTATCGATGATGGTAAAAACGTGTTTGAAAGAATGCCGCAATTAGATGGCATTGTAAAGGTATCTGTTGACAGACTACAAGAAGCCTTGGATGAGATCAAGAAAGCTGACATTGGCGGTGTAATTTTATTTGGTGTGACTTCACAGAAAGATGAGATGGGCAGTTATGCTACCAAGGATGATGGGGCAGTCCAGCATGCAATAAGGAAAATAAAAGAATATTCCGAAGATATATTGGTGTTTGCAGATGTGTGCCTTTGTGAGTATACATCTCATGGACATTGCGGTATTTTGAAAGGTGATAAAATAGACAATGATAAGACAATAGAAGTTTTAAGTGAAATAGCACTGTCCTATGCAAAAGCAGGGGCAGATATTATTTGTCCATCTGATATGATGGACGGAAGGGTTGCTGCTATCCGCAAAAAACTTGACAGTCACGGATTTGTTTATACTCCCATCATACCATACAGTGCAAAGTTTGCATCCTCACTTTATGCACCATTTAGAGATGTAGCAAACTCACGGCCTGCTTTTGGCGACAGAAAAAGTTATCAAATGCCATACCAAAACAAAAGAGAGGCTTTGCGAGAGATAGAAGCTGACATTTTAGAAGGCGCCGATGCAGTAATTATAAAACCTGCCTTGACATCACTTGATGTAATTTCTGCTGCAAAAGAGAAATTCAATATTCCTATTATAGCATATAATGTAAGCGGCGAGTATGCTATGGTAAAAAGTGCTGGCAAGCTTGGTTTTTTGAATGAAGAAGAGGTTATAATTGAGATATTGACTGCTATAAAGAGAGCAGGTGCTGATGCGATTATAACATACCATGCTTTAGAGGCTGCAAGGATATTGAATAGAAAGGAGCTTTAAAAATGAGACTTGACAAAAGTAAAGAAGTATTTGACAACACCAAAAGATATATACCAGGCGGGGTTAACAGTCCAGTTCGTGCATTTAAAAATTTGAGTATTACACCGCCTGTCATATCAAAAGGAAAAGGCTGCCGTATATTTGATATTGATGGCAATGAATATATTGATTTTGTTCTGTCCTGGGGTGCGATGATATTAGGACATTGTGACCCTGATGTTGTAAATAGGATGAAAGAAGTGGTGGAAGATCAAATAGCATTTGGAGCACCAACAGAAATTGAATATAAGATGGCAAAGCTTGTGTGTGAGACAGCCCAAATTGATATGGTTCGATTTGTTAATTCAGGAACAGAAGCTACAATGACTGCTGTAAGGCTTGCAAAAGGTTATACTGGGAAGAAAAAAATAGTAAAGTTTGCAGGCTGTTATCATGGTCATCATGACATATTTCTGAAAGAAGCAGGGTCAGCAGTAGCCGAGCTAAGATTAAAGCGAATTGATGAAGATATTGTACAAAATACAATTGTGGTTGAATACAACAATTTAGATTCAGTAGAAAAAGCTTTTAAAGAAAACAAAGATGAGATAGCAGCTGTTATAATCGAGCCTGTGGCAGGGAATATGGGTGTTGTACCTGCCAAAAAAGAGTTTTTGCAAGTCCTAAGAGAAATTTGCAACCTCCACGGCAGTCTTCTGATTTTTGATGAAGTAATAACCGGCTTTAGGCTCTCATTAAAAGGGGCAAGAGCTTTATATAATGTTGAGCCAGACCTTGTAACTTTTGGCAAGATAATTGGTGGAGGGCTTCCTTGTGGCGCAGTTGGTGGCAAGAAAGAGATTATGGAATGTTTAGCACCACAGGGAAATGTCTTTCAGGCAGGTACTATGTCGGGCAATCCAATTGTGATGAGTGCAGGGTACGCTACTATCAAAAAGCTTAAAGAAAATCCTCATTTTTATAGTAATTTGGAGATGTTAGCAGGAAAACTCGAAAAAGAGTTGACACAAGTCTTTTCTAATTCCAATTTAACTTTTTGCATAAACAGGGTAGGTTCAATGCTAACAATCTTCTTTGGAGTTGAAAAGGTAGAAAATTTCGAGATGGCAAAGATGAGCGATTTAGACTTGTTCAGAAGTTTTGCAGAATATATGATAAAAAACCATATTTATGTTCCTTCCTCTCAATTTGAAGCGATGTTCTTATCTGTAGCACATAGCGAAAATGATGTAGAAAAATTCGTTGAAATTGCTGAGGAATTTTGCTCTTCAAAAAGGAAATGATAAGAACAACGTCTTGTAGTTAACTTAGTGTGTTTAAAAAGATGTTGATAGAATAAAAGGAGACGTGTAAAATAAATTTATACTAAATCTATCTAAATAATTTAATACAATAACATACAGGAGAGTAATTTTATGGATATCATAATAGATGAAACATTACAAGAAAAATATGAAAAATTAAAAAACTATATCAAAAGCTTAGGAAGCCTTGCAATTGCTTATTCAGGTGGAGTGGATAGTACATTTTTAGTCAAAGTTGCTTATGATGTTTTAGGAGATAGAGTTATTGCTGTGACTGCAACATCCTCAACCTATCCAAAAAGAGAACTCAATGATGCAATAACATTCATAAAACAAGTAGGAGCAAAACACATAGTCATAGAATCAGAAGAGCTTGAAATTGAGGGATTCAATAAAAACCCTGTTGATAGATGCTATTACTGCAAAAAAGAGCTTTTTGAAAAGATATGGAAAGTAGCAAAGGCACATGGAATTGAGTATGTTGCGGATGGTTCAAACTTTGATGATTTGAATGATTTTAGACCTGGCATGAAGGCGGCATGTGAGCTGAATGTGGTAAGTCCACTTAAAGTTGCTGGGCTTACAAAAGAGGATATTAGGAAATTGTCAAAAGAGTTGGAACTTCCAACATGGGACAAACCTGCCTTTGCATGCCTTTCTTCACGCATACCTTACGGAGAAAGAATAACAAAAGAAAAATTAAGCATGATAGAAAAAGCTGAGGAATATTTACTTGGACTTGGGTTTAAGCAGGTGAGGGTAAGGTATCATCAAGACAAACTTGCACGAATAGAAATAGGTAAGGATGAGATGGAGAAGTTTTTAAATATTAAGTTAATAGAGAGTGTTAGGAATAAGTTTAAAGAGTTAGGTTTTTTGTATATTACTTTAGATTTAGAGGGGTACAGAACAGGGAGTATGAATTTGAGTTTGAATTTATAGGTTTTTTAAAATTTTTATTTGATATTGACATTTTCAAAGTATATATGGTATCCTTATAAAGGTGAAAAAGAAGTAGAAGTCTATCGCTTCTCACCTTTCCGAGAAATGACTCGGAGGGTCAATAGTGCTTTTTGAGCCATTTAATATGGCTCAAAAAGAGGTAAGGGAGTGGATAGGCTATGCTTCTATCCACTTTTTGTTTAAATTAGGAATTGGGGTTATTTATTTTCAGGAGGTGTTTTAATATAAATAATAAAGATTTGCTCATTAATGAGCAGATAAGAGACAAAGAGGTAAGAGTTATTGATGAGAACGGTGTTCAACTTGGAATTATGAGCATAAAAGAGGCACTGAGGATTGCTGAGGAAAAAAAGCTTGATTTAGTTAAGATTGCTCCTCATGCTAATCCGCCTGTGTGCAAGATAATGGATTATGGCAAGTATAAGTTTGAACTTGCCAAAAAAGAGAAAGAGGCAAAGAAAAATCAAAAGGTTATTAACGTAAAAGAAATCAGGCTTACAACCACAATTGAAGAACATGACTTTAACGTAAAAGTAAAAAATGCAATTAGGTTTTTAAAGGATGGAGACAAAGTAAAGGTATCTATTCGCTTTAGGGGTCGTGAAGTCTTGCATCCTGAAATAGGTGAAGAGATTATAAACAAGTTTATAGAAAAAATAAAAGATTACGGAGTTGTTGAAAAAAAGCCGAAATTGGATGGAAAGAACCTTACAGCGGTCATTGCGCCAAAACAGCAATAAAAATTTTTGATGGGGAGGAGTTTTTGATGCCGAAACTAAAAACACATAGAGGTCTTGCAAAAAGAATTAAGATTAGCGGAAGTGGGAAATATTTGAGAAAGAAAGCAGGTAAAAGTCACCTTTTGAGCGGTAAGTCAAGAAAGAGAAAGAGAAATTTGAAAAAGACGGTGGTTGTTGATGCTACTAACGTTAAAGCAGTCAAAAAGCTTTTGCCGTACCTATAAACAACAATTTTGAGCAGGAGGTAGAGTTATAAATGAGAATAAAAAATGGTGTATGGGCAAGAAAGAGACATAAAAAATGGCTAAAACTTGCAAAGGGTTATTTTGGTGCAAAGAGCAAGATTTTTAAACAAGCGCATGTAGCTGTAATGAGGTCTTTAAGATATGCATATATAGGTAGAAGGCTTAAAAAGAGAGATTTTAGAAGACTGTGGATAACAAGAATTAATGCAGCAGCAAGACAAAATGGTCTTTCGTACAGCAAGTTTATGAATGGTCTTAAAAAAGCAGGAATTAATCTTAATAGAAAAGTCTTAGCAGATATGGCTGTTAATGACCAAAAAGCATTTGCTGAGCTGGTTGAAATTGCTAAAAAGCAAATAAATGCGCAGTAAAATGTTTCAAATTTTAATTTTTTTTAACAAGGGTTATTGATAAGATGTCCACAAAAAAAGTTGAGTTTATTAGCAGTCGCGAGAACGAATGTATAAAGAGAGTAAAAAAACTGCATGATAAAAAGTACAGAGAAGAGTTTAGGTCTTTCATAATTGAAGGCTTAAAACTTGTCAAAGAAGCTATTGAGTATCAGATTGAATGTATAAACTTGGTTATATTTTCTCAACAGGCGAAAGATAGGTATCAAGAATTTTACTGGGAGTGCAAGCGTCTTTTACAAGATGGGAAAATAAAAAGAGTTATTGAGATTCCTGATAAGTTGTTTGAATACATTACTACAACTTCTACACCACAAGGTATTTTAGCTGAGTGCAACTTTGTTGACAAAGACATAAATTTTATAAAAAATCTGAGAAGAGTAGTTGTAGCTAACAAGCTACAGGACCCTGGCAATTTGGGAACATTAATTAGATGTGCTGATGCATTTGGATTTGACGCTGTTGTAACAACAAAGGGAACAGTTGATATTTACAATCCTAAGACAACACGTGCCACAATGGGTTCACTTTTTCATCTACAGATTATGAGAGAGGCTGAAGAGGGAAAATTAATCAAAATCCTAAAAGATAATAGCTTTGCAGTTTATGTGGCAACGCCGTATGGTGATATTGAAATTTCCAAAATTGTTCCTGACAAAAGATTTTGTATTGTTATTGGTAATGAATCTGAAGGAGTTAGCGATTCTTTTGCAAAGGTGGCAACAAGAAAGATAAAAATTCCTATGGTCGGCGAAACAGAGTCTTTAAATGCGGCGGTGGCAGCTTCAATTGTGTTGTATGAATTGAGAAAAAGATAGAATTTAAGCCTTCATCCAGAGTTAAAATTGTGGATGAGGGCTTAAAAATTAATTAAAAGGTGGTATAAGAAATGAACGATAAAACTCAACATTTCTCATTTGAAGAGAGTATGGACAAAAAGGTTAAAGAGATATTGAGTGAAGTTTACAGTGCGCTGAAAGAAAAGGGTTACAATCCAATTGCTCAGCTTGTAGGATACTTAATATCAGGTGACCCAACTTATATTACTAATCATAAGAATGCCCGCTCTATAATAAGGAGAATTGAAAGAGATGAAATATTGGAAGAAATTGTTAAGTTTTATATTGATAATAACATTGAGTAGTTTAATTTTCAGCTTAAGTTTTGCATTCAGTTTCTACAAGTTTGAAGGGAAAGAGTTTATTAATAAATATTTTTTTGCTGCTGTAAAAGAAGTTATTTCAAGTAGCAAAAAAGGTTGGGCAGTGATTGTAGTTTTAAAAGATGAAGAAAGAAGTCAAAAGATTAAAGAATATCTTGGGAAAAAAGGGACAAATATTAGTAATCTATCACAGATAAAAAAGAAAAAAGAGGGTCTGTTTTTTTTATACAGTGGTGATGACAGATTAATCTTTGTCTTCGATAACCTTTCTGATGAAGGCTTTTTTACTTTCAAGTCAGTTCACACTAAAAGAGTTGGACTTGTGCTGGACAGCGAGTTTATGGATATATTAGAAGGCAAGTTTAATAATGATGCCAAAATATTAGTAGCAAAAGACTTTTTACAATACTTGTGGAAGTTTTTTTGGGCATTGAATTATCAGCTTATGTATCTTAATAAGTATTTGATAGTGCTTTTTACTGTTATTATTATTTTCTCAATTTTAGAAGCAACAATCTATTTTGGCGATTTTAAAATAGATGCAGGAAACGGCATACGTATGTATATTTTAAAATTATTGCCTACCACTGTGATAGTTTCGTACCTTTTTATTATCTACTCACCGATAATAGTTCAGTATATTAACCATATTTTTATATTTTTATTACTATTTTTTGCAACTTCGTTAATATTATCATACTTCAGTTTAGAAAAAACTCAAGCTGGAGTTGCTTTGAGTGGAATCCTCTCTATTTTGATTCAAGCTATTTTTTATGATAACTATTTGCAAATTATTTCTACTGCGGGATATCATCCTTCATTTGCAAATAGGTTTTATGGCATAGGAAATGAATTTTTTGCTTATTTATTGGGCTTTGCATTTGTATTTTCAATTGTGACTAAAATTCCTTTGAAAAATCTTTATATAATCCTTGGGATCTTAGCTGTATTTTTATCTATTCCGTATTATGGTATAAATTTTGGCGGGCTTGTTTCCATGCTTTTAGGTTTTATTTCGTTTTCAGTTATAAATTCACGAAACAAAAAAAAGATGATTTTTTTATTGTTACCAGCTGCAATCTTGATAGTTTTTGCTATCTTCAAGAATAGCTATCTATTTAATGTTTTTTCAAACACTGAGGTTTTAGTTGATACAATTAAAAGAAAATTGCTCATGAATCTTTCTTATTTTGTATTATATCCATTGACAATTTTGCTTGTTAGTTACTTTGTGATTTTAAGTATCTTAGCTTTGACCAAAAATGAAATTTTGGTTTTAAGACCACTTGAAAAAGAAAAAATAAAATTGTTTATTATAATTACTATGTTTGCATGGCTTTTAAACGATTCAGGCACGATAATTGTAGGTC
The sequence above is drawn from the Caldicellulosiruptor bescii DSM 6725 genome and encodes:
- the hemB gene encoding porphobilinogen synthase → MEFKRLRRLRQTKALRELFYETRLYSKEFVFPLFIDDGKNVFERMPQLDGIVKVSVDRLQEALDEIKKADIGGVILFGVTSQKDEMGSYATKDDGAVQHAIRKIKEYSEDILVFADVCLCEYTSHGHCGILKGDKIDNDKTIEVLSEIALSYAKAGADIICPSDMMDGRVAAIRKKLDSHGFVYTPIIPYSAKFASSLYAPFRDVANSRPAFGDRKSYQMPYQNKREALREIEADILEGADAVIIKPALTSLDVISAAKEKFNIPIIAYNVSGEYAMVKSAGKLGFLNEEEVIIEILTAIKRAGADAIITYHALEAARILNRKEL
- the hemL gene encoding glutamate-1-semialdehyde 2,1-aminomutase, with amino-acid sequence MRLDKSKEVFDNTKRYIPGGVNSPVRAFKNLSITPPVISKGKGCRIFDIDGNEYIDFVLSWGAMILGHCDPDVVNRMKEVVEDQIAFGAPTEIEYKMAKLVCETAQIDMVRFVNSGTEATMTAVRLAKGYTGKKKIVKFAGCYHGHHDIFLKEAGSAVAELRLKRIDEDIVQNTIVVEYNNLDSVEKAFKENKDEIAAVIIEPVAGNMGVVPAKKEFLQVLREICNLHGSLLIFDEVITGFRLSLKGARALYNVEPDLVTFGKIIGGGLPCGAVGGKKEIMECLAPQGNVFQAGTMSGNPIVMSAGYATIKKLKENPHFYSNLEMLAGKLEKELTQVFSNSNLTFCINRVGSMLTIFFGVEKVENFEMAKMSDLDLFRSFAEYMIKNHIYVPSSQFEAMFLSVAHSENDVEKFVEIAEEFCSSKRK
- the larE gene encoding ATP-dependent sacrificial sulfur transferase LarE, with amino-acid sequence MDIIIDETLQEKYEKLKNYIKSLGSLAIAYSGGVDSTFLVKVAYDVLGDRVIAVTATSSTYPKRELNDAITFIKQVGAKHIVIESEELEIEGFNKNPVDRCYYCKKELFEKIWKVAKAHGIEYVADGSNFDDLNDFRPGMKAACELNVVSPLKVAGLTKEDIRKLSKELELPTWDKPAFACLSSRIPYGERITKEKLSMIEKAEEYLLGLGFKQVRVRYHQDKLARIEIGKDEMEKFLNIKLIESVRNKFKELGFLYITLDLEGYRTGSMNLSLNL
- the infC gene encoding translation initiation factor IF-3, giving the protein MLINEQIRDKEVRVIDENGVQLGIMSIKEALRIAEEKKLDLVKIAPHANPPVCKIMDYGKYKFELAKKEKEAKKNQKVINVKEIRLTTTIEEHDFNVKVKNAIRFLKDGDKVKVSIRFRGREVLHPEIGEEIINKFIEKIKDYGVVEKKPKLDGKNLTAVIAPKQQ
- the rpmI gene encoding 50S ribosomal protein L35, with protein sequence MPKLKTHRGLAKRIKISGSGKYLRKKAGKSHLLSGKSRKRKRNLKKTVVVDATNVKAVKKLLPYL
- the rplT gene encoding 50S ribosomal protein L20, with protein sequence MRIKNGVWARKRHKKWLKLAKGYFGAKSKIFKQAHVAVMRSLRYAYIGRRLKKRDFRRLWITRINAAARQNGLSYSKFMNGLKKAGINLNRKVLADMAVNDQKAFAELVEIAKKQINAQ
- a CDS encoding TrmH family RNA methyltransferase; its protein translation is MSTKKVEFISSRENECIKRVKKLHDKKYREEFRSFIIEGLKLVKEAIEYQIECINLVIFSQQAKDRYQEFYWECKRLLQDGKIKRVIEIPDKLFEYITTTSTPQGILAECNFVDKDINFIKNLRRVVVANKLQDPGNLGTLIRCADAFGFDAVVTTKGTVDIYNPKTTRATMGSLFHLQIMREAEEGKLIKILKDNSFAVYVATPYGDIEISKIVPDKRFCIVIGNESEGVSDSFAKVATRKIKIPMVGETESLNAAVAASIVLYELRKR
- a CDS encoding IreB family regulatory phosphoprotein, with amino-acid sequence MNDKTQHFSFEESMDKKVKEILSEVYSALKEKGYNPIAQLVGYLISGDPTYITNHKNARSIIRRIERDEILEEIVKFYIDNNIE